The Aureimonas mangrovi genome includes a region encoding these proteins:
- a CDS encoding phage major tail protein, TP901-1 family, which produces MGAQRGKDLLLKIDAEGTGTFATVAGLRSRRIAFNAETVDVTDAESAGRWRELLDGAGVQRASLQGSGIFKDAASDAAVRQLFFAGRIGAFQMAIPDFGAVSGPFQVTSLEYSGEHDGEVAFEVTLESAGALSFEAL; this is translated from the coding sequence ATGGGCGCACAGCGCGGCAAGGACCTTTTGTTGAAGATCGACGCCGAGGGCACCGGCACCTTCGCCACGGTGGCGGGCCTGCGCTCGCGCCGCATCGCCTTCAACGCCGAGACGGTGGACGTGACCGACGCCGAGAGCGCCGGGCGCTGGCGCGAGCTTCTGGACGGGGCGGGCGTGCAGCGCGCCTCGCTTCAGGGATCGGGCATTTTCAAGGACGCCGCGTCCGACGCGGCGGTGCGCCAACTCTTCTTCGCCGGGCGGATCGGCGCTTTCCAGATGGCGATCCCGGATTTCGGAGCCGTCAGCGGGCCGTTTCAGGTGACGTCGCTGGAATATTCCGGCGAGCACGACGGCGAGGTCGCCTTCGAGGTGACGCTGGAATCGGCCGGCGCGCTCTCCTTCGAGGCACTCTGA
- a CDS encoding gene transfer agent family protein — protein sequence MAVNRRRGEVEAEIGGRIRRLCLTLGALAELEDAFAAEDVAALARRFGSGGLSARDLTRIIGAGLRGAGEAIDDEALARLPIEGGAAGAARIASELLGAAFGEGEERANP from the coding sequence ATGGCCGTGAACCGACGGCGGGGCGAGGTGGAGGCCGAGATCGGCGGGCGCATACGACGCCTGTGCCTGACGCTCGGCGCGCTCGCCGAACTGGAGGACGCCTTCGCCGCCGAGGACGTGGCCGCGCTGGCAAGGCGCTTCGGGTCGGGCGGGCTCTCGGCCCGCGACCTGACACGGATCATCGGAGCGGGTCTGCGCGGTGCGGGCGAGGCGATCGACGACGAGGCGCTGGCACGCCTGCCGATCGAGGGCGGGGCGGCGGGGGCGGCGCGCATCGCCTCCGAGCTACTGGGCGCGGCCTTCGGGGAGGGGGAGGAGCGCGCAAACCCTTGA
- a CDS encoding DUF3168 domain-containing protein: protein MTHPSADLQSSIVRTLVADPALVGLLGGPKVFDHVPEHAKFPYLTLGRTAVVDWSTGSEDGHEHILTLHVWARGGSKAETYEIMDKVSNRLHDAVLTLDAHRLVNLQLQFAEARQEPESPTYHGILRFRAVTEPLA from the coding sequence ATGACGCATCCCAGCGCCGACCTTCAATCCAGCATCGTGCGCACGCTGGTGGCCGACCCCGCCCTGGTGGGGCTGCTCGGCGGGCCGAAGGTCTTCGATCACGTGCCCGAGCACGCCAAGTTCCCGTATCTGACGCTCGGCCGCACGGCGGTGGTGGACTGGTCCACCGGCTCGGAGGACGGGCACGAGCACATCCTGACGCTGCATGTCTGGGCGCGCGGCGGCTCAAAGGCCGAAACCTACGAGATCATGGACAAGGTCTCCAACCGGCTCCACGACGCGGTGCTGACGCTCGACGCGCACCGGCTGGTGAACCTGCAGCTCCAGTTCGCCGAGGCGCGGCAGGAGCCGGAATCGCCGACCTATCACGGCATTCTGCGGTTTCGGGCCGTGACCGAACCGCTCGCCTGA
- a CDS encoding baseplate multidomain protein megatron has product MATIVLQAAGGALGGLVGGPFGALAGRALGGLAGAAIDQRLFARRRSVEGARLRGSRMLDADEGAGIARLYGTARIAGQVIWTTRFEETRTSERQGGKGGGGGGAEIVSYSYFGNVAIGLCEGPIACVRRIWADGEEMDLSGVEFRVHRGDEAQMPDPLIEAKQGAGNAPAYRGLAYVVFERLPLERWGNRIPQISCEVVRPIGAMEEKLRAVTIIPGASEHGLDPASVRERLVEGEDRLANRNLRHAGNDFSASLDELAALCPKLRRAALVVSWFADDLRAGSASVRPKVEVTRRDETEAWRVAGLSRGQARLVSRESGGPAYGGTPSDAGIVRAIRAMNARGLKVTHYPFVLMDIPAANALPDPYGGARQAAHPWRGRMTLDIAEGRAGSADGTAGARAAIERFVGAARPQHYATAGGRVHYAGPGEWSYRRMILHQAALARLAGGVDAFVIGSEMRGLTRLRDEAGRFPFVEALIAIARDVKAMLPGAKITYAADWSEYFGYQPADGSGDVFFNLDPLWADDAIDMIGIDSYLPLTDWRAEDWSGEGPDGLRSPYEPGGLRSAIAGGEYFDWYYASEADRRARRRTPITDGAAGKAWTFRAKDLRGWWENLHFERRGGAELAVPSAWVPRSKPIWLTELGCAAIDKGANQPNVFLDPKSSESHAPHFSTGARDDHQQRRFIEAHLDHWADPESNPASPIYGGRMVEAGAIHLWTWDARPFPAFPERRDVWSDGANWETGHWLTGRLGKAPLDRLIAAILTDHGIKDADVSAVDGEVGGFVLSGPGSARGEIEELMRLAGLWVRSREERLVFGSERAAGDAPALTILAEEGDGPPVERRRGEAGEVAQEAVLIFADPGRAYQSASISAASGEIGRNARQTRLDLPVTLADAEAQRFAAGLLARVVGGRETIRFALAPHDVAVEVGDVVRVADVPGRWRITRIEDGAARRVEAALVPAFAPETPPVPTSEPPSATGPVFASRPLAHFLDLPLGGGGSGGASLAVHARPWMPYALTMAGEGDSAARLLVTRPARIGRLVRALAPGPLGRLDRGNEIVVELRSGAPSSVTYAALLSGRNAAAVRAANGVWEVLQFADAEEVAPARFALRRLLRAQGGTDDAMAAGAPERAPFVLLDEAVAAVPLLDGERGLELAWRLSPASRPLDDAAAVTLPATLGLREMLPLSPVHLRARFEADGTTTLSWIRRSRVDADRWESLDVPLGEEEERYRVSIEVPGAPAFVSETTTPRLVLTAARQAELFGALPPSVAVTVAQVSPVAGPGVEARAMISRG; this is encoded by the coding sequence ATGGCGACCATCGTTCTGCAGGCGGCCGGCGGGGCGCTGGGCGGGCTCGTGGGTGGACCTTTCGGGGCGCTTGCGGGGCGGGCGCTCGGCGGCCTTGCGGGTGCCGCCATCGACCAGCGGCTTTTCGCGCGCCGCCGGTCGGTGGAAGGCGCGCGGCTGCGCGGCTCGCGGATGCTCGACGCCGACGAGGGCGCGGGTATCGCCCGGCTCTACGGCACGGCGCGCATCGCCGGGCAGGTGATCTGGACGACGCGCTTCGAGGAAACGCGCACCTCCGAGCGGCAGGGCGGCAAGGGAGGCGGTGGCGGCGGTGCGGAGATCGTCAGCTACAGCTATTTCGGCAATGTCGCGATCGGGCTGTGCGAAGGGCCGATCGCCTGCGTGCGCCGCATCTGGGCGGACGGCGAGGAGATGGACCTTTCCGGCGTCGAGTTTCGCGTCCATCGCGGCGACGAGGCGCAGATGCCCGACCCGCTGATCGAGGCGAAGCAGGGCGCAGGCAACGCGCCGGCCTATCGCGGGCTCGCCTATGTCGTCTTCGAGCGCCTGCCCCTGGAGCGCTGGGGCAACCGCATCCCGCAGATTTCCTGCGAGGTGGTACGCCCCATCGGCGCGATGGAGGAGAAGCTTCGTGCGGTAACGATCATCCCCGGCGCGAGCGAGCACGGGCTCGATCCCGCCTCAGTGCGCGAGCGGCTGGTCGAGGGCGAGGACCGGCTGGCGAACCGCAATCTGCGCCACGCCGGCAACGATTTTTCCGCCTCGCTGGACGAACTCGCCGCGCTCTGTCCGAAGCTGAGGCGCGCCGCGCTCGTCGTCTCCTGGTTCGCGGACGATTTGCGCGCCGGTTCGGCCAGCGTTCGGCCCAAGGTGGAGGTGACGCGGCGCGACGAGACGGAAGCCTGGCGCGTGGCAGGTCTTTCGCGCGGGCAGGCGCGGCTTGTCTCGCGAGAGAGCGGCGGTCCGGCCTATGGCGGCACGCCGTCCGACGCCGGCATCGTGCGCGCGATCCGCGCCATGAACGCGCGCGGCTTGAAGGTGACGCACTACCCCTTCGTGCTGATGGACATTCCCGCCGCGAACGCATTGCCGGACCCCTACGGCGGGGCGCGGCAGGCGGCGCATCCGTGGCGCGGACGCATGACGCTCGACATCGCGGAAGGGCGCGCTGGGAGCGCCGACGGCACCGCCGGGGCGCGCGCGGCGATCGAACGCTTCGTCGGCGCGGCGAGGCCGCAGCACTATGCGACAGCCGGCGGGCGCGTGCATTATGCGGGGCCGGGAGAGTGGTCCTACCGGCGGATGATCCTGCATCAGGCGGCGCTGGCAAGGCTCGCCGGCGGCGTCGACGCTTTCGTGATCGGCTCCGAGATGCGCGGGCTGACGCGGCTGCGCGACGAAGCGGGGCGGTTCCCCTTCGTCGAGGCGCTGATCGCCATCGCGCGCGACGTGAAGGCCATGCTGCCCGGCGCGAAGATCACCTACGCGGCCGACTGGAGCGAGTATTTCGGCTACCAGCCGGCGGACGGCTCGGGCGACGTTTTCTTCAACCTCGATCCGCTCTGGGCGGACGATGCGATCGACATGATCGGCATCGACAGCTACCTGCCGCTGACCGACTGGCGGGCCGAGGACTGGAGCGGCGAGGGGCCGGACGGCCTGCGCTCGCCCTACGAGCCGGGCGGACTGCGAAGCGCGATCGCCGGCGGCGAATATTTCGACTGGTACTATGCAAGCGAGGCCGACCGGCGGGCGCGGCGCCGCACGCCGATCACCGACGGCGCGGCAGGCAAGGCGTGGACGTTCCGCGCCAAGGACCTTCGCGGCTGGTGGGAGAACCTGCATTTCGAGCGGCGCGGCGGCGCCGAGCTGGCCGTGCCGAGTGCGTGGGTGCCGCGCTCCAAGCCGATCTGGCTGACGGAACTCGGCTGCGCGGCGATCGACAAGGGCGCCAACCAGCCGAACGTCTTCCTCGACCCGAAGTCGTCCGAAAGCCATGCGCCCCATTTCTCGACCGGCGCGCGCGACGATCACCAGCAGCGCCGCTTCATCGAGGCGCATCTGGATCACTGGGCCGACCCGGAATCGAATCCGGCCTCGCCGATCTATGGCGGGCGGATGGTGGAGGCGGGCGCAATCCATCTGTGGACCTGGGACGCGCGGCCCTTTCCGGCCTTTCCCGAGCGCCGCGACGTCTGGAGCGACGGCGCGAACTGGGAGACCGGCCACTGGCTGACCGGGCGGCTCGGCAAGGCGCCGCTCGACCGGCTGATCGCGGCGATCCTCACGGATCACGGGATCAAGGACGCCGATGTCTCGGCGGTCGATGGAGAGGTCGGCGGGTTCGTGCTCTCCGGGCCGGGTTCGGCGCGCGGCGAGATCGAGGAGCTGATGCGGCTCGCCGGCCTTTGGGTGCGGTCCCGCGAGGAACGCCTCGTGTTCGGCAGCGAGCGCGCTGCGGGCGATGCGCCTGCGCTGACGATCCTGGCCGAGGAGGGCGACGGGCCGCCGGTGGAGCGCCGGCGCGGCGAGGCCGGGGAGGTGGCGCAGGAGGCGGTGCTGATCTTCGCCGATCCGGGCCGGGCCTATCAGTCGGCTTCGATCTCGGCGGCGTCGGGAGAGATCGGGCGCAACGCGCGCCAGACGCGGCTCGACCTGCCGGTGACGCTGGCAGACGCCGAGGCGCAGCGCTTCGCGGCCGGGCTTCTGGCGCGGGTGGTGGGCGGGCGCGAGACGATCCGCTTCGCGCTGGCGCCGCATGACGTGGCGGTCGAGGTGGGCGACGTCGTGCGGGTGGCGGATGTGCCGGGGCGATGGCGCATCACGCGGATCGAGGACGGTGCGGCGCGGCGCGTGGAAGCCGCGCTCGTGCCGGCCTTCGCGCCCGAGACGCCGCCGGTGCCGACGAGCGAACCTCCGAGCGCAACCGGTCCGGTCTTCGCCTCGCGGCCGCTGGCACATTTCCTCGACCTGCCGCTTGGCGGCGGCGGATCGGGCGGCGCATCGCTCGCGGTCCACGCGCGGCCCTGGATGCCCTATGCGCTGACGATGGCAGGCGAGGGCGACAGCGCAGCACGCCTTCTCGTCACGCGGCCGGCGCGCATCGGCCGGCTGGTTCGCGCGCTCGCGCCGGGGCCGCTCGGCCGGCTCGACCGGGGGAACGAAATCGTCGTCGAGCTTCGGTCGGGGGCGCCGTCGTCGGTGACCTATGCGGCGCTTCTTTCGGGGCGCAACGCGGCGGCGGTGCGGGCCGCGAACGGCGTCTGGGAGGTCCTGCAGTTCGCCGACGCCGAGGAGGTGGCGCCCGCGCGCTTCGCGCTGCGGCGGCTGCTGCGCGCTCAGGGTGGAACGGACGACGCGATGGCCGCCGGAGCGCCGGAGCGCGCGCCCTTCGTCCTCCTCGACGAGGCCGTGGCGGCGGTGCCGCTGCTCGACGGCGAAAGGGGGCTGGAGCTCGCATGGCGCCTCTCGCCGGCGAGCCGCCCGCTCGACGATGCGGCCGCGGTGACGCTGCCGGCGACGCTCGGCCTGCGCGAGATGCTGCCGCTTTCGCCAGTGCATCTGCGGGCGCGGTTCGAGGCGGACGGCACGACGACGCTCTCCTGGATCCGTCGCTCGCGCGTCGACGCCGACCGCTGGGAGAGCCTCGACGTGCCGCTGGGCGAGGAGGAGGAGCGCTACCGCGTCAGCATCGAAGTGCCCGGCGCGCCGGCCTTCGTGAGCGAGACGACGACGCCGAGGCTCGTTCTGACGGCTGCCCGACAGGCCGAGCTCTTCGGCGCGCTGCCGCCGAGCGTTGCCGTGACGGTGGCGCAGGTGAGCCCGGTGGCGGGGCCGGGCGTGGAGGCGCGCGCGATGATCTCGCGCGGGTGA
- a CDS encoding phage tail tape measure protein gives MADETLIVDVRADTSAFERSLDDLSGKANAFGAAMTGALKGAVGGGRSLDGVLRGLALRISSIALDAALRPLGNLAGGLISGLVGQIGGGSGGGGATPRVTPFARGGVVRAPTFFPTGRQMGLMGEAGAEAILPLRRGADGTLGVAASGGGPGGGRAGPSIVFNVTSPDAASFRRSEVQIQAMLARAASRGQRGL, from the coding sequence ATGGCGGACGAGACGCTGATCGTCGACGTGCGTGCCGACACGAGCGCCTTCGAGAGATCGCTCGACGACCTCTCCGGCAAGGCCAACGCCTTCGGAGCCGCGATGACCGGCGCGCTGAAGGGCGCGGTGGGCGGCGGGCGCTCGCTCGACGGCGTGTTGCGCGGGCTCGCGCTGCGCATCTCCTCCATCGCGCTGGATGCGGCGCTGCGCCCGCTCGGCAACCTCGCCGGCGGGCTGATAAGCGGGCTCGTCGGCCAGATCGGAGGGGGGAGCGGCGGTGGCGGGGCGACGCCGAGGGTGACGCCCTTCGCCAGGGGCGGGGTGGTGCGCGCGCCGACCTTCTTCCCGACCGGCCGGCAGATGGGCCTGATGGGCGAGGCCGGCGCGGAAGCGATCTTGCCGCTGCGTCGCGGCGCGGACGGGACGCTGGGCGTGGCCGCCAGCGGTGGCGGGCCGGGCGGCGGGCGCGCGGGACCTTCGATCGTCTTCAACGTGACGAGCCCGGACGCGGCGAGCTTCCGCCGCTCCGAAGTGCAGATCCAGGCGATGCTGGCGCGCGCGGCAAGCCGCGGCCAGCGCGGCCTTTGA
- a CDS encoding rcc01693 family protein produces the protein MRAAAPRAVEDTGAAAFPWDEAMGFAFTVLRIAPRDFWAMTPRELAAALKPFADMAVAPPSRAGLEELMTRFPDETRR, from the coding sequence TTGAGGGCCGCCGCGCCCCGGGCGGTGGAAGACACCGGCGCGGCGGCCTTTCCCTGGGACGAGGCGATGGGCTTCGCCTTCACGGTCCTGCGCATCGCGCCCCGCGACTTCTGGGCGATGACGCCGCGTGAACTGGCTGCGGCGCTGAAGCCGTTTGCCGATATGGCGGTGGCGCCGCCGAGCCGCGCGGGGCTCGAAGAGCTGATGACCCGCTTCCCCGACGAGACGAGGAGATGA
- a CDS encoding head-tail connector protein, with the protein MTPIGLDYLGPEPVALAEAKSWARIERDDEDALIERLVTAARETVECHAGLTLRPRAFRIALEGVPGDRRVRPGGAPLTAVRSVLGFGRGGDAVALDAAQVRIEGGETMVLPVEFRMGAAGGLEIEYEAGMEAENVPEAVRIAILRMSAAAYETRGASDAMPPLAEALLAPLRRVRL; encoded by the coding sequence ATGACCCCGATCGGACTCGATTATCTCGGCCCGGAGCCCGTGGCGCTCGCCGAGGCCAAGAGCTGGGCGCGCATCGAGCGCGACGACGAGGATGCGCTGATCGAACGGCTGGTGACGGCCGCGCGCGAAACGGTGGAGTGCCACGCCGGCCTGACGCTGCGCCCGCGCGCCTTCCGCATCGCGCTCGAAGGCGTGCCGGGCGACCGGCGTGTGCGGCCGGGCGGCGCGCCGCTGACTGCCGTGCGCTCCGTGCTCGGCTTCGGGCGCGGCGGCGACGCGGTGGCCCTCGATGCGGCGCAGGTCCGCATCGAGGGCGGCGAGACGATGGTGTTGCCGGTGGAATTCCGTATGGGCGCGGCCGGTGGGCTTGAGATCGAATACGAGGCCGGCATGGAAGCTGAAAACGTGCCGGAGGCAGTGCGGATCGCGATCCTGCGCATGAGCGCGGCCGCCTACGAGACGCGCGGCGCGAGCGATGCGATGCCGCCGCTGGCAGAGGCGCTGCTGGCCCCCTTGCGCCGGGTGCGGCTTTGA
- a CDS encoding phage head closure protein, which yields MSALRFVDGGLFDRRAVLEAPAGELDAMGGRAEGWSEMRELSVRVEPIDVDVAERFGRLGATLTHRVILRYRTDVERGMAFRLGARRLLVRSVHDPDERQRILVCRCEEEA from the coding sequence TTGAGCGCGCTGCGCTTCGTGGACGGCGGGCTCTTCGACCGACGCGCCGTGCTGGAGGCGCCCGCCGGCGAACTCGATGCGATGGGCGGGCGCGCCGAAGGGTGGAGCGAGATGCGCGAGCTCTCGGTGCGGGTCGAGCCGATCGACGTGGATGTCGCCGAGCGGTTCGGGCGCCTCGGCGCGACGCTGACCCACCGGGTGATCCTGCGCTACCGCACGGACGTCGAGCGCGGCATGGCGTTCCGGCTTGGCGCGCGGCGCCTGCTGGTGCGCTCGGTTCACGACCCGGACGAGCGACAGCGCATCCTCGTCTGCCGCTGCGAGGAGGAAGCGTGA
- a CDS encoding NlpC/P60 family protein translates to MSGQRALVAARRWIGTPYRHQGSRRGVGCDCLGLVRGVWRELYGHEPEAPGAYSRDWADIDDAERLMEAARRNFTDVESGAPGDLVLFRWRAGRPARHCGILEEGGRVIHAYEGAAVVSSPLTPGWRSRIAGTFRFPE, encoded by the coding sequence GTGAGCGGCCAGCGGGCGCTGGTCGCGGCGCGGCGATGGATCGGCACGCCCTATCGCCACCAGGGCAGCCGGCGCGGGGTGGGCTGCGACTGCCTCGGCCTCGTGCGGGGCGTCTGGCGCGAGCTTTACGGGCACGAGCCGGAAGCGCCTGGCGCCTATTCGCGCGACTGGGCCGACATTGACGACGCCGAACGGCTGATGGAGGCGGCGCGCCGGAATTTCACGGACGTAGAGAGCGGGGCGCCCGGCGATCTCGTGCTGTTTCGCTGGCGGGCGGGGCGACCGGCCCGCCATTGCGGCATCCTCGAGGAGGGCGGCCGGGTGATCCACGCCTATGAGGGCGCGGCGGTCGTCTCCTCGCCGCTGACGCCGGGCTGGCGCTCGCGCATCGCCGGCACCTTTCGATTTCCGGAGTAG
- a CDS encoding DUF2163 domain-containing protein, with translation MRTIPDGLAERLGGAATTLARCWRLTRADGRVLGFTDHDEALELDGTRFAAATGLSGSEAERALGLAPGTQEVAGALSALAVTEEDIAAGLYDEARVESFVVDWREPEHFMRLDVAMIGEIRRSGESFTAELRGPEAALDRERGRLYRRRCDAALGDARCGVDLAAGGRRVSGAVTSAEGTTMEVAAGGIEPAAFLRGRLTVGGESREIVGVSAGSGAGAWRLQIAAPFRVEPKAGADAAMTAGCDKSFATCRARFANQLNFRGFPHLPGTDAALTIAKRDDLHDGAPVVP, from the coding sequence GTGAGGACGATCCCGGACGGATTGGCGGAACGCCTCGGCGGGGCCGCGACGACGCTCGCGCGCTGCTGGCGGCTGACGCGCGCGGATGGGCGGGTGCTCGGCTTCACCGACCATGACGAGGCGCTGGAACTCGACGGCACGCGCTTTGCGGCCGCGACCGGGCTTTCCGGCAGCGAGGCGGAGCGCGCGCTGGGGCTCGCGCCCGGCACGCAGGAGGTGGCGGGCGCACTTTCGGCGCTGGCCGTCACAGAGGAGGACATCGCCGCCGGGCTCTACGACGAGGCGCGGGTAGAGAGCTTCGTCGTCGACTGGCGCGAGCCGGAGCATTTCATGCGGCTCGACGTGGCGATGATCGGCGAGATCCGCCGGTCGGGCGAGAGCTTCACAGCCGAACTGCGCGGGCCGGAGGCCGCACTCGACCGCGAGCGCGGGCGGCTCTACCGCCGCCGCTGCGACGCGGCGCTGGGGGATGCACGCTGCGGCGTCGATCTCGCGGCGGGCGGGCGCAGGGTTTCGGGAGCTGTGACGTCGGCCGAGGGCACGACGATGGAGGTGGCGGCGGGCGGCATCGAGCCGGCAGCGTTCTTGCGCGGGCGGCTGACGGTCGGCGGCGAGAGCCGCGAGATCGTCGGCGTCTCGGCGGGTTCGGGCGCCGGCGCGTGGCGGCTTCAGATCGCCGCGCCGTTCCGGGTAGAGCCGAAGGCGGGAGCGGATGCGGCGATGACCGCGGGCTGCGACAAGAGCTTCGCGACCTGTCGAGCGCGGTTCGCCAACCAACTGAATTTTCGTGGTTTTCCGCATCTGCCGGGGACGGACGCGGCGCTCACCATTGCCAAGCGCGACGACCTCCACGATGGCGCGCCGGTGGTGCCGTGA
- a CDS encoding response regulator transcription factor yields the protein MRILIVEDDRNLNRQLDEALTGAGYVVDKAYDGEEGHFLGDTEPYDAVILDVGLPEMDGISVLERWRRDGRAMPVIILTARDRWSDKVAGIDAGADDYVAKPFHIEEVLARVRALIRRAAGHASSEIICGPLRLDTKASKASVDGAPLKLTSHEYRLLSYLMHHQGQIVSRSELTEHMYDQDFDRDSNTIEVFVGRLRRKIGNDLIETVRGLGYRMGPGA from the coding sequence ATGCGCATCCTGATCGTCGAGGACGACCGCAACCTCAACCGCCAGCTCGACGAGGCGCTGACCGGCGCGGGCTACGTCGTGGACAAGGCGTATGACGGCGAGGAAGGTCACTTCCTCGGCGACACCGAGCCCTACGACGCGGTGATCCTCGACGTCGGCCTGCCGGAGATGGACGGCATTTCCGTGCTGGAGCGCTGGCGCCGCGACGGGCGGGCAATGCCGGTGATCATCCTCACCGCGCGCGACCGATGGAGCGACAAGGTGGCCGGGATCGACGCAGGTGCCGACGACTACGTCGCCAAGCCCTTCCACATCGAGGAGGTGCTGGCGCGCGTGCGCGCGCTGATCCGACGCGCGGCTGGCCACGCTTCCTCCGAGATCATCTGCGGGCCGCTCAGGCTCGACACCAAGGCCTCGAAGGCCAGCGTCGACGGCGCGCCGCTGAAGCTGACCTCGCACGAGTACCGGCTGCTGTCTTACCTGATGCACCACCAGGGGCAGATCGTATCGCGCTCGGAACTGACCGAGCACATGTACGATCAGGATTTCGACCGCGACTCCAACACGATCGAGGTCTTCGTCGGGCGGCTGCGTCGCAAGATCGGCAACGACCTGATCGAGACCGTGCGCGGGCTCGGCTACCGCATGGGTCCCGGTGCGTAG
- a CDS encoding DUF2460 domain-containing protein: MQAFSEERFPLSVAFGTSGGPERLTEVVRLSTGHETRNQRHRHSARRYDAGSGVRSVKDLAAVLDFFEARRGRLVAFRFRDPLDRHSAAHGQAVSPFDQVLGEGDWEKRVFQLVKRYGAGVDGYERPIAKPVAGTVRVAVGGEETTGFAVDATSGLVTLNEAPAAGEAVTAGFEFDVPVRFDIEHLAVNIAAFEAGDIPTIPLVEVRP; encoded by the coding sequence ATGCAGGCCTTCAGCGAGGAGCGCTTTCCGCTCAGCGTCGCCTTCGGCACGAGCGGCGGGCCCGAGCGCCTGACTGAGGTAGTGCGGCTTTCCACCGGGCACGAGACGCGCAACCAGCGGCACCGCCATTCGGCGCGGCGCTACGATGCCGGCTCGGGCGTGCGCTCGGTGAAGGACCTCGCCGCCGTGCTCGATTTCTTCGAGGCGCGGCGCGGGCGGCTCGTCGCCTTCCGCTTCCGCGATCCGCTCGATCGCCATTCCGCCGCGCATGGGCAGGCGGTCTCGCCCTTCGACCAGGTGCTCGGGGAGGGCGATTGGGAGAAGCGCGTGTTCCAGCTGGTGAAGCGATACGGCGCGGGCGTTGACGGCTACGAGCGGCCGATCGCCAAGCCCGTGGCGGGCACGGTGCGCGTCGCCGTGGGAGGCGAGGAGACGACGGGTTTCGCGGTGGATGCGACCAGCGGCCTCGTGACGCTGAACGAGGCGCCGGCAGCGGGTGAGGCGGTGACGGCGGGCTTCGAGTTCGACGTGCCGGTGCGCTTCGACATCGAACATCTGGCGGTGAACATCGCGGCCTTCGAGGCCGGCGACATCCCGACGATCCCGCTCGTCGAGGTGCGGCCGTGA